In one window of Dokdonia sp. PRO95 DNA:
- a CDS encoding GNAT family N-acetyltransferase: MNIIPYNSQFAADFKTLNIEWLEAFFYVEPYDLKVLSNPEEYIINKGGFIFFASKDDQILGTVALMPSGNTGVLELTKMAVSPSARGMGIGQQLIAHCLAFAKAQHLNKLILYSHRTLENAIHIYKKWGFIEIPLEEDVVYKRANIKMELVFN; this comes from the coding sequence GTGAACATCATTCCATACAATTCTCAATTTGCTGCAGACTTTAAAACTCTTAATATAGAATGGCTCGAGGCCTTTTTCTACGTAGAGCCTTATGATCTCAAAGTGTTGAGTAATCCTGAAGAATATATCATAAACAAAGGAGGTTTTATCTTCTTTGCATCAAAAGATGATCAAATTCTAGGTACGGTAGCGCTCATGCCTTCTGGAAATACGGGTGTGTTAGAACTCACAAAGATGGCAGTTTCACCTTCGGCGAGAGGGATGGGTATTGGGCAGCAATTGATTGCACATTGTCTCGCTTTCGCGAAAGCGCAACACCTCAACAAACTCATCTTATACTCACACCGTACGCTAGAAAATGCCATTCATATCTATAAAAAATGGGGTTTTATAGAAATTCCTCTTGAAGAAGATGTGGTCTACAAGCGCGCAAACATTAAAATGGAACTCGTATTTAACTAA
- a CDS encoding MBL fold metallo-hydrolase — MKYLCTLFLIACTMSSCKETVKETETVTTVEEVEELTTTTDSEVKEFEIIPIEHASTILNWDGRTVYVDPVGKPELYKGYKKPDLIVITHLHGDHLNVKTLEGLDTSTARIVVPQSVAEKMPEAFSSKLDILNNGEKVEILGITTNAVPMYNLGPVEKRRHKKGWGNGYVLEKDGKRVYFSGDTEDIPEMRNLQDIDVAFVCMNLPYTMTVESAASAVLDFKPTQVYPFHYRGSDGLSDVSTFKSLVNKGSDAIEVVQLDWYPNRD; from the coding sequence ATGAAATATTTATGTACCCTCTTTCTTATCGCTTGTACGATGAGTAGCTGTAAAGAAACAGTAAAAGAAACGGAAACCGTTACCACAGTAGAAGAAGTGGAAGAACTAACTACCACAACAGACTCAGAAGTTAAGGAGTTTGAAATTATCCCTATTGAGCACGCGTCTACTATTCTTAACTGGGATGGCAGAACCGTTTATGTAGATCCAGTGGGAAAACCTGAGCTTTATAAAGGTTATAAAAAGCCAGATCTTATTGTAATTACACACCTACACGGAGATCACCTCAATGTAAAGACGCTCGAAGGTCTAGACACCTCAACCGCAAGAATCGTTGTGCCACAATCTGTAGCAGAAAAAATGCCGGAGGCTTTTAGCTCAAAGTTAGATATCTTAAATAACGGAGAAAAAGTAGAAATTTTAGGTATTACGACAAATGCTGTACCCATGTATAATCTAGGTCCAGTAGAGAAGCGCCGTCACAAAAAGGGATGGGGTAATGGCTACGTACTTGAGAAAGATGGTAAGAGAGTTTACTTTTCTGGAGATACAGAAGATATACCTGAAATGCGCAATTTACAAGATATTGACGTTGCCTTTGTATGTATGAACTTACCTTACACTATGACGGTGGAGAGTGCCGCTAGTGCAGTTTTAGATTTTAAACCTACACAAGTATATCCTTTTCACTATAGAGGATCTGACGGCCTAAGTGATGTTAGTACGTTTAAATCTCTTGTAAACAAAGGAAGTGATGCTATTGAGGTTGTACAGCTAGACTGGTATCCTAATCGTGACTAA
- a CDS encoding DUF2254 domain-containing protein, whose translation MMNKIYTKLKLLYSQITGNIAFFPSLIALTGLAFAFLMLYIEEQGVSKYFMENIPWLVINNADTARTLLSTFIGGIISLMVFSFSMVMLLLNQASSNYSPRILPGLISNKKHQYVLGFYIAVIIYCIIVLLSIVPSDDKHQLPGFAVLVGIILSIHVLAAFIYFIHSISQAIQINNITDRIFSSAHKRLQTLIDKESEVQGLEVFDDISEWHGYKSTSSGYLNDIAFDSLSKLAKDCDISIKMLVSKGEFVLVDVPIVKVNKELDEENQEMLQSCFGFSRSEIVKLNYVLGFKQLTEIAVKAMSPGINDPGTAITCIDYLTELFALRMLKKDNSYVVNDNNKAVVSLDTVDFEELIYFIFASLRQYCKSDFIMMTKMLTSLYYLKNVKTIDDNYKEVIDSQAHLILEDAQAYIKNETDLKNLKEFSEKFE comes from the coding sequence ATGATGAATAAAATTTACACAAAACTCAAGTTATTATATAGCCAGATTACTGGAAACATAGCGTTCTTCCCAAGTCTTATTGCATTAACCGGACTTGCCTTTGCTTTTTTAATGCTTTATATAGAAGAGCAAGGAGTTTCTAAATATTTCATGGAAAATATACCATGGTTAGTAATCAATAACGCAGATACCGCTCGCACCTTACTGAGCACTTTTATAGGGGGAATCATCTCTCTTATGGTTTTTAGCTTCTCTATGGTGATGTTATTACTCAATCAAGCCTCGAGTAATTACTCTCCTCGTATCCTCCCCGGACTTATATCAAATAAAAAGCACCAATATGTATTAGGGTTTTATATTGCTGTAATCATCTATTGCATTATCGTATTGCTAAGTATTGTGCCTAGTGATGACAAGCATCAGTTACCTGGCTTTGCAGTGCTTGTGGGAATTATTTTGAGTATTCATGTACTTGCAGCCTTTATCTATTTTATACATTCTATATCGCAAGCTATACAGATTAATAATATTACAGACCGCATCTTTTCTTCAGCTCACAAAAGGTTACAAACATTAATTGATAAAGAAAGTGAAGTTCAAGGTTTAGAAGTTTTTGACGATATTTCTGAGTGGCATGGTTATAAAAGTACCTCATCTGGATATCTCAATGATATAGCATTTGACTCACTGTCTAAGCTGGCAAAAGACTGTGACATCTCTATAAAAATGCTGGTTTCTAAAGGAGAATTTGTACTAGTAGATGTTCCTATTGTAAAAGTGAATAAAGAACTAGACGAAGAAAATCAAGAAATGCTACAGTCATGCTTTGGATTTTCTCGTAGTGAGATAGTAAAACTCAATTATGTACTCGGTTTTAAACAGCTCACAGAAATTGCAGTAAAAGCAATGAGTCCGGGAATTAACGATCCAGGAACTGCCATTACCTGTATTGACTATCTCACAGAACTCTTTGCTTTGAGAATGCTTAAAAAAGATAATAGCTACGTAGTAAATGATAATAATAAAGCTGTTGTCTCCTTAGACACTGTTGATTTTGAAGAGCTTATCTATTTCATTTTCGCTAGCTTACGTCAGTACTGTAAGTCTGATTTTATAATGATGACAAAAATGCTAACCTCACTATATTACCTAAAAAACGTAAAAACCATAGACGATAATTATAAGGAGGTAATAGACTCCCAAGCACACCTCATTCTAGAAGATGCACAAGCATATATTAAAAATGAAACAGATTTAAAGAATCTAAAAGAGTTTAGTGAAAAATTTGAGTAG
- a CDS encoding FAD/NAD(P)-binding protein — translation MKHYAIIGGGPRGLFALESLFTALYNNAPEAQIKVTLFEPFKYPGAGWVWNPEQVESNWLNITERALQDLPGRPEIKLGDDIIPAFPSYTEWLPEEQQNPPATHPDQFPPRAKMGTYLNARFETITSALKGFDLLNLVEETVTKLTYIAPVFTAITKNTSVTAIDEVVLTIGHQDTELSEQLQEWKDHVAQTDNALLFTEAYPVEKMINANITSESVVAFRGFGLAMIDQIRALTLQRGAHFEILDNDTKEVAFQAGENHPQRFVPFSLDGLPMVPKPINKAVDKWFMPSDDAINAFAKAIHKGACGDHPAKDQYFLLEAMATVVAPLFLKLGDKATQHDLTEEEIYFLTINYLNNKSLAHPLLLSHQKPVLQMMQQQVEMAVGEAPVSLDYFIGQVWRHCQPSIYREFSYPASADDVVAEVIALDEASKRYSYGPPVESIQQLIALAKAGLLDLGFVNNPEITCVDGGWQLESDGNKITVDIMLNAVLDSPQLVTVDTPIIKNLLSNKMIEPKHTDLGIRTDDYGYVEVPEGKSFVPLAVLGRLSKGSVIGVDAILECFGPRTISWSERSIALMKNEK, via the coding sequence ATGAAACACTACGCCATAATAGGAGGAGGTCCCAGAGGACTTTTTGCTCTTGAAAGCCTTTTTACCGCGCTCTACAATAACGCTCCAGAAGCTCAAATAAAAGTCACCTTATTTGAACCTTTTAAATATCCTGGAGCAGGCTGGGTATGGAATCCTGAGCAAGTAGAAAGCAACTGGCTTAATATTACTGAGCGTGCCTTACAAGACTTACCTGGCAGACCAGAAATAAAACTAGGTGATGATATCATCCCTGCATTTCCCTCATACACGGAGTGGTTACCAGAAGAACAACAAAATCCACCAGCTACGCATCCAGATCAGTTTCCTCCACGGGCAAAGATGGGAACCTACCTTAATGCTCGTTTTGAGACTATTACTAGTGCGCTTAAGGGATTTGATTTATTAAATCTTGTTGAGGAAACTGTTACCAAACTCACCTATATCGCACCAGTATTCACAGCAATTACAAAAAATACATCAGTCACTGCAATAGATGAAGTAGTTCTCACAATAGGACATCAGGATACGGAGCTTTCAGAGCAGCTGCAAGAATGGAAAGATCACGTTGCACAAACGGATAACGCCCTGCTATTTACAGAAGCCTATCCCGTAGAAAAGATGATAAATGCAAACATTACCTCAGAGAGTGTAGTTGCTTTTAGAGGTTTTGGACTTGCAATGATTGATCAGATACGTGCGCTCACCTTGCAACGCGGAGCACATTTTGAGATACTTGATAATGATACCAAAGAAGTAGCTTTTCAGGCTGGAGAAAACCATCCGCAGCGGTTTGTTCCATTTTCCTTAGACGGACTTCCTATGGTGCCAAAACCAATAAATAAAGCGGTAGATAAGTGGTTTATGCCAAGTGATGATGCTATAAACGCTTTCGCGAAAGCGATACATAAAGGTGCCTGCGGCGATCACCCAGCCAAGGATCAATATTTCTTACTAGAAGCAATGGCAACTGTTGTAGCCCCCCTGTTTTTAAAATTAGGAGACAAAGCCACACAACACGATCTTACTGAAGAAGAAATTTATTTCTTGACGATAAATTACCTCAACAATAAATCACTTGCGCATCCCCTACTCTTATCCCATCAAAAACCTGTCTTGCAAATGATGCAACAGCAAGTGGAAATGGCAGTAGGAGAAGCACCGGTTAGCCTCGACTATTTTATAGGTCAAGTATGGCGACACTGCCAACCATCCATCTACAGAGAGTTCTCATATCCAGCAAGCGCAGATGATGTGGTTGCCGAAGTTATTGCGCTAGACGAAGCATCAAAGCGATATTCTTACGGTCCACCTGTTGAGAGCATACAACAGCTTATCGCGCTTGCAAAAGCAGGATTATTAGATCTTGGCTTTGTAAATAATCCAGAAATCACTTGCGTAGACGGAGGCTGGCAACTTGAATCTGATGGCAATAAAATTACCGTAGACATAATGCTTAACGCCGTACTGGACTCACCACAACTTGTCACCGTGGATACACCAATTATAAAAAACTTGCTTAGTAATAAAATGATTGAACCCAAACATACAGATCTAGGCATACGCACAGACGATTATGGTTATGTAGAAGTACCAGAAGGTAAAAGTTTTGTGCCACTAGCGGTATTGGGCAGACTATCTAAGGGAAGTGTGATAGGTGTAGATGCAATTTTAGAGTGTTTTGGACCGCGTACTATAAGCTGGTCTGAGCGCAGTATAGCCTTAATGAAGAACGAAAAATAA
- a CDS encoding GreA/GreB family elongation factor, which produces MSRGFVKEDDQEETPIIPPRAALPDGVTNYVTKHGLTQLKEELSTLDNKISTLDETDERERRRALAVLNGKRNLLLERIQSARLLDHIKDEGEIRFGATVTYTIAGMPKPITIQIVGVDEANVKDKKIAFTAPIARALIGKKVDETTTFQLGNEEKKLTIKNIAYVE; this is translated from the coding sequence ATGAGCAGAGGATTTGTAAAAGAAGATGACCAAGAAGAAACTCCTATAATTCCGCCTAGGGCAGCACTACCAGATGGTGTAACAAATTACGTCACTAAACACGGATTAACGCAGCTTAAGGAAGAGCTTAGTACGCTAGATAATAAAATCTCCACCCTAGATGAGACAGATGAGCGCGAGCGTAGGCGCGCACTTGCCGTACTTAATGGTAAGCGCAATTTACTTCTGGAACGCATACAGAGCGCAAGACTACTTGATCATATTAAGGATGAGGGAGAAATACGTTTTGGCGCCACAGTCACCTATACTATCGCTGGTATGCCTAAGCCTATTACTATCCAGATTGTGGGCGTAGATGAGGCTAATGTAAAAGACAAGAAAATTGCCTTCACCGCTCCTATTGCTAGGGCACTTATTGGCAAAAAGGTGGATGAAACAACTACATTTCAGCTAGGTAATGAGGAGAAGAAACTCACTATTAAAAATATAGCCTACGTAGAGTAG
- a CDS encoding pirin family protein, which translates to MQTILYKANTRGNANHGWLQSFHTFSFASYHNPNRMNFGAMRVLNDDTVAAGRGFDMHRHLNMEIISIPLSGDLEHKDSMGNQTVIQQGDIQVMSAGTGIDHSEYNKNSDREVQFLQIWIMPNQRPVSPRYDQIKINEHHLKNEFVQILSPNQDDEGVWIYQDAWFHMGEFTQEQTLVHKLHKKGNGLFVFVLEGSAHAAGELLDRRDAIGVYDIAELEITAQSDSKILLIEVPMQF; encoded by the coding sequence ATGCAAACGATTCTATATAAAGCAAACACTCGAGGAAACGCAAACCACGGCTGGTTACAGAGTTTTCACACCTTTAGCTTTGCAAGCTATCATAACCCCAACCGTATGAACTTTGGAGCGATGCGTGTGCTCAATGATGACACCGTAGCGGCTGGTAGAGGTTTTGATATGCACAGGCATCTCAATATGGAGATTATATCTATCCCGCTTTCTGGTGATCTAGAGCATAAGGATAGTATGGGTAATCAGACGGTGATACAGCAAGGTGACATCCAAGTGATGAGTGCTGGGACTGGAATAGATCACAGTGAGTATAATAAAAATAGTGATCGCGAGGTACAGTTTTTACAAATCTGGATTATGCCTAACCAGCGTCCAGTCTCGCCTCGATATGATCAGATTAAAATAAATGAACATCACCTCAAAAATGAATTTGTACAAATACTATCACCAAATCAAGATGATGAGGGCGTATGGATTTACCAAGACGCTTGGTTTCATATGGGTGAGTTTACACAAGAGCAAACGCTTGTACACAAATTACATAAAAAAGGGAACGGCCTTTTTGTTTTTGTACTTGAAGGTAGCGCCCACGCCGCTGGCGAACTACTAGACAGACGTGATGCCATAGGAGTTTATGACATTGCCGAGCTAGAAATCACTGCACAATCTGATTCCAAAATATTACTTATCGAGGTGCCTATGCAGTTTTAA
- a CDS encoding heavy metal-binding domain-containing protein, producing MIITTTNSIQGREITQYLGVITDFIYAKIYDTKGLSFRDSLNSDKIYERSEEGIDAAKQEVLKKLEAKAKEMGAHAIVGVTMDVEVINEGLKLGISSMGTAVVLR from the coding sequence ATGATTATAACAACTACAAACAGTATACAAGGCAGAGAGATCACACAGTACTTAGGTGTGATTACAGACTTCATCTATGCAAAGATTTACGATACTAAAGGGCTTAGTTTTCGAGATTCACTTAATAGTGACAAGATTTATGAGCGAAGTGAGGAAGGAATAGATGCTGCTAAACAAGAAGTACTCAAGAAACTGGAAGCCAAAGCTAAAGAAATGGGAGCTCACGCGATTGTAGGAGTTACAATGGATGTAGAGGTCATAAATGAAGGTCTTAAGTTGGGAATCTCTTCAATGGGAACTGCTGTAGTATTGAGATAA
- a CDS encoding endonuclease/exonuclease/phosphatase family protein, producing the protein MNFTLKNFLQGFGIIAVILTLLPLIAVDYWWIRIFDFPHAQLTGLTLIAIITYFIKFDIKYYNDYLFVFILISCFVYQFSKIHAYTPLSSYEANESTITDTANTLNIYTANVLQKNREYQLLLDQVAQKNPDIVLLMETDVQWKNAVHKTLSSSHPYFMLEPLDNTYGMLLYSRLPMSQNKINHLVDKEIPSMEAIVTLESGNQFQLFAIHPTPPMPQHNPMSSDRDTEMMTTALRVYKREMPVIVMGDFNDVAWSETTSLFRKTSTLLDPRIGRGFYNTFNAQNVLMRWPLDHLFVSEEFRVKTLNRTKDIKSDHFPMYTELTFEPEKAKEQKAEKPSKEILERAQSQLKEQHLLNMEMPTISSD; encoded by the coding sequence ATGAATTTCACTCTCAAAAACTTCTTGCAAGGTTTTGGCATCATTGCTGTCATTTTAACATTGTTACCTCTTATTGCCGTAGATTACTGGTGGATACGCATTTTTGATTTTCCACATGCACAGCTTACAGGATTAACGCTTATTGCGATTATCACTTACTTTATAAAATTTGACATCAAATATTATAATGATTATCTGTTTGTTTTTATTCTTATAAGCTGTTTTGTATATCAATTTAGTAAAATTCATGCCTACACACCTTTATCATCTTACGAGGCAAATGAAAGCACGATAACAGACACGGCAAATACATTAAACATATATACAGCAAATGTTTTACAGAAGAATAGGGAGTACCAACTCCTACTCGACCAAGTAGCCCAAAAAAATCCAGATATTGTATTACTCATGGAGACAGATGTGCAATGGAAAAATGCTGTACATAAAACCTTGTCTTCATCACACCCTTATTTTATGCTTGAGCCACTAGATAACACCTATGGGATGTTGCTATACTCACGCTTACCTATGTCTCAGAACAAAATTAATCATCTTGTAGACAAGGAAATTCCTTCTATGGAGGCGATTGTTACCTTGGAGAGCGGTAATCAATTTCAATTATTTGCCATCCACCCTACTCCACCTATGCCACAGCATAATCCTATGAGCTCAGACAGAGATACAGAGATGATGACTACGGCACTTCGTGTATACAAAAGAGAAATGCCCGTGATTGTCATGGGCGATTTTAATGATGTTGCTTGGTCTGAGACAACCTCATTATTTAGAAAGACAAGTACATTACTTGATCCTCGAATAGGCCGTGGCTTTTACAACACATTTAATGCACAAAATGTGCTTATGCGCTGGCCACTTGATCATCTATTTGTTTCTGAAGAGTTTCGTGTAAAGACACTAAACCGCACAAAAGACATCAAGTCTGATCATTTCCCGATGTACACAGAACTTACTTTTGAACCAGAGAAAGCAAAAGAACAAAAAGCCGAAAAACCATCCAAGGAAATTCTCGAGAGAGCACAATCCCAATTAAAAGAACAGCATCTTCTTAATATGGAAATGCCTACAATTTCTAGTGATTAA
- the amrB gene encoding AmmeMemoRadiSam system protein B, producing the protein MRFIILLFVCCICVVACDKTPQVKAALHQNHIRHQEDTIGFAQYSWQMDSIISRMDDADKLPNSETYKAVICPHDDYGYAGGLYYKTLSGIKAKTIILVGVAHRARNFDLQDRIIFGSYDSWQSPDGIIPVSNLRDKLLTKLKKETYVVHDSMMQLEHSLEAITPFLKRKNPSLEIIPMLVPYNTFQNMQLFSDDIGSGIAALMKEENLIYGKDIAVVISNDAIHYGSEGWGSGNLAPFGTDSTGTAQARQKDLDIVKETLQGELTTKRIKKFNDITIMADDYKAYKWTWCGRYSTPFGLLLANRIEQLTGASNKDGKLPHLTGTFIDWRSSIHNTHIKVDDLHMGHTAQADSTHWVAYVGMSYQ; encoded by the coding sequence ATGCGCTTTATTATATTACTATTTGTATGCTGTATTTGTGTCGTTGCTTGCGATAAAACTCCTCAAGTAAAGGCTGCACTACATCAAAATCATATAAGGCATCAAGAGGATACTATCGGTTTTGCTCAATATTCATGGCAAATGGATAGTATAATCAGTAGAATGGATGACGCAGATAAACTACCAAATTCTGAAACCTACAAAGCTGTAATATGCCCACATGATGATTATGGATATGCTGGAGGATTATATTACAAAACCCTCTCTGGAATAAAAGCCAAAACAATTATCCTTGTGGGCGTAGCTCACAGAGCAAGAAATTTTGACTTACAAGATCGTATCATTTTTGGGAGTTATGATAGTTGGCAATCTCCCGATGGCATTATTCCTGTAAGTAACCTTAGAGATAAACTCCTCACTAAACTCAAAAAAGAAACATACGTCGTGCATGATTCTATGATGCAGTTAGAACATTCTCTAGAAGCTATAACCCCTTTTTTAAAACGCAAAAACCCTTCTCTAGAAATCATACCTATGCTCGTTCCTTACAACACATTCCAAAACATGCAGTTATTTTCTGATGATATAGGAAGTGGTATTGCTGCGCTAATGAAGGAAGAGAATCTAATATATGGTAAAGATATTGCTGTCGTAATTTCTAATGATGCTATACATTACGGTTCTGAGGGCTGGGGAAGCGGTAATCTCGCTCCCTTTGGCACAGACAGTACAGGGACAGCTCAGGCTAGGCAGAAGGATCTTGATATTGTAAAGGAGACGCTACAGGGAGAACTCACCACAAAGAGGATTAAAAAGTTCAATGATATAACCATTATGGCTGACGATTATAAGGCTTATAAATGGACTTGGTGTGGTAGATACTCCACTCCTTTCGGCTTACTGCTTGCAAATCGCATTGAGCAACTTACGGGAGCGTCTAATAAAGATGGAAAACTTCCGCACCTTACTGGTACGTTTATAGACTGGCGATCTAGCATACACAATACTCATATTAAGGTTGACGATTTACACATGGGGCATACCGCACAGGCAGATAGCACGCACTGGGTAGCTTATGTAGGTATGTCTTATCAATAA